The Lysobacter gummosus genome includes a region encoding these proteins:
- a CDS encoding SIMPL domain-containing protein — protein sequence MKYRLLFALALAALPALPAFAEKASRSISVSGSAEIKVAPDEILLNVGVESRHPKLDQAKRLNDESVAAALAFLKRSGVPDKDVQTDFISIEPDYQRDNSNRTALERSTLVPLVYIVRKSIGIKVTRVAGFDDLLTGLLENGVQYIHGIEFRTSQLRKHRDAARALAIRAAKEKADALTSELGVRRGPAQSISESYSGGWWRSAAGWGHSGGQQLMQNVMQNAGGGDGGEDGATSAVGQISVNASVSVTFEIE from the coding sequence CCGCGTTCGCGGAGAAAGCCAGCCGCAGCATCAGCGTATCGGGCTCGGCCGAAATCAAGGTCGCGCCGGACGAAATCCTGCTCAACGTCGGAGTCGAATCGCGTCATCCCAAACTCGATCAGGCCAAGCGGCTCAACGACGAAAGCGTCGCCGCCGCGCTGGCCTTCCTCAAGCGCAGCGGCGTGCCCGACAAGGACGTGCAGACCGATTTCATCAGCATCGAGCCCGATTACCAGCGCGACAACAGCAACCGCACCGCGCTGGAACGATCGACGCTGGTGCCGCTGGTGTACATCGTGCGCAAGAGCATCGGCATCAAGGTGACCCGCGTCGCCGGCTTCGACGATCTGCTGACGGGCCTGCTGGAAAACGGCGTGCAATACATCCACGGCATCGAATTTCGCACCTCGCAGCTGCGCAAGCATCGCGATGCCGCGCGCGCGCTGGCGATCCGCGCGGCGAAGGAAAAAGCCGACGCCCTGACCTCCGAGCTCGGCGTGCGTCGCGGCCCGGCGCAATCGATTTCCGAATCGTATTCGGGCGGCTGGTGGCGCAGCGCCGCCGGCTGGGGCCACAGCGGCGGCCAGCAACTGATGCAGAACGTCATGCAGAACGCGGGTGGCGGCGATGGCGGCGAGGACGGGGCGACCTCGGCGGTCGGCCAGATCAGCGTGAACGCGTCGGTGAGTGTGACCTTCGAAATAGAGTGA
- a CDS encoding PA0069 family radical SAM protein, producing the protein MDSAHKTRLSLDPAAIKGRGSASYVAGRYAVTTAQAQDDGWGSVYEDADAQSRPDTVVTEESARSIISRNDSPDIAFGQSVNPYRGCEHGCVYCFARPSHAYLELSPGLDFETRLFAKTNAAERLQNELARPGYRCAPIALGINTDSYQPIERRYRITRGVIEVLDACSHPFSLITKNASVVRDVEVLASMARRGLVSVYFSVTTLDNHLSAKMEPRASAPHSRLKAMRTLADAGVPVGVMVAPVIPMINDSEMERILAAAYEAGARSAGYVTLRLPHELKQVWREWLQLHYPDRAAHVMSLIQQMQGGKDYNAGFGKRMRGEGPFAQLIQQRFQKAWRKHGFGRLPPLDTGRFVAPRKPTPQLELF; encoded by the coding sequence ATGGATTCGGCGCACAAAACCCGGCTTTCGCTCGATCCCGCCGCGATCAAGGGCCGCGGCTCGGCGTCCTACGTCGCCGGCCGTTACGCGGTCACCACCGCGCAGGCGCAGGACGACGGCTGGGGCTCGGTGTATGAGGACGCCGACGCGCAGTCGCGGCCCGACACCGTGGTCACGGAGGAAAGCGCGCGCAGCATCATCAGCCGCAACGATTCGCCGGACATCGCCTTCGGCCAGTCGGTCAATCCGTATCGCGGCTGCGAGCACGGCTGCGTCTACTGCTTCGCCCGGCCCTCGCATGCGTATCTGGAGCTGTCGCCGGGCCTGGATTTCGAGACCCGGCTGTTCGCCAAGACCAACGCCGCCGAGCGCCTGCAGAACGAACTCGCGCGTCCGGGCTACCGCTGCGCGCCGATCGCGCTGGGCATCAACACCGATTCCTATCAGCCTATCGAACGCCGCTACCGCATCACCCGCGGCGTCATCGAAGTGCTGGACGCGTGTTCGCATCCTTTCAGCCTGATCACCAAGAACGCCTCGGTGGTGCGCGATGTCGAAGTGCTGGCCTCGATGGCGCGGCGCGGGCTGGTGTCGGTGTACTTCTCGGTCACCACGCTCGACAACCATCTGTCGGCGAAGATGGAACCGCGCGCCTCCGCGCCGCATTCGCGGCTCAAGGCGATGCGCACGCTGGCCGATGCCGGCGTGCCGGTCGGGGTCATGGTCGCGCCGGTGATTCCGATGATCAACGACAGCGAAATGGAGCGCATCCTCGCCGCCGCCTATGAAGCCGGCGCGCGCTCGGCCGGCTACGTCACCCTGCGCCTGCCGCACGAGCTCAAGCAGGTGTGGCGCGAGTGGTTGCAGCTGCACTATCCCGATCGCGCCGCGCATGTGATGAGCCTGATCCAGCAGATGCAGGGCGGCAAGGATTACAACGCCGGCTTCGGCAAGCGCATGCGCGGCGAAGGGCCGTTCGCGCAGCTGATACAACAGCGTTTCCAGAAGGCTTGGCGCAAGCACGGTTTCGGACGCTTGCCGCCGCTGGATACCGGCCGTTTCGTCGCGCCGCGCAAGCCTACGCCGCAGTTGGAATTGTTCTGA